In one window of Streptomyces roseofulvus DNA:
- a CDS encoding ABC transporter ATP-binding protein, with translation MTTQSRPTTPTAPDRGALRALLPALAEHRAMTARTCAAALLEQGALVALLTSAAHAVGTAVIEAEAPSTGTVAALAALVLLRTLMTWREMDLSHDLAYRVLAALRVRVFDGLARSAPARVAGRRSGDLAATAMADVEALEFFYAHTTAQLLAAGTVFTGGAVVLAAVEPWLLAAVLPTAALLTAAPFAQARGRAAHGARTRAALATLSADTVETVDGLRELLAFGALPARRRRLADHGRRLGDAQRAEATAEAAAAALRDLLIVAAVLGVVATAAHSVTSGRLHGAWAPAAMALALAVLGPVAEAARSLSQAVSLRAAAARVGAAVKAPALAPPPTAPRTLPPGPLGVRLHRVHFDYGGAAVLDGVDLTVPAGQTLALVGASGAGKSTCAHLLARFWDPAEGTAQLLPATGDPVDLRDVDDAELRRAVALVGQETPLFHGTLAENLRLTAPDADDDLLVETARRCGVDRIAPMDAVIGERGATLSGGQRARIALARALLAQPRVLILDESTAHLDNTGDAELAAALHHPGRTTVVIAHRRATIRRADRIAVLEAGRVTEEGTWEELTARPGSALHRTLARR, from the coding sequence ATGACCACCCAGAGCCGCCCCACCACCCCGACCGCACCCGACCGGGGCGCCCTGCGCGCCCTGCTCCCCGCCCTGGCCGAACACCGGGCCATGACCGCCCGCACCTGCGCTGCCGCCCTCCTCGAACAGGGCGCGCTCGTCGCCCTCCTGACGTCGGCGGCCCACGCGGTCGGCACGGCCGTCATCGAGGCCGAGGCCCCCTCGACCGGCACCGTCGCCGCCCTCGCCGCGCTCGTCCTCCTCCGCACCCTCATGACCTGGCGCGAGATGGACCTCTCCCACGACCTCGCCTACCGGGTCCTCGCCGCGCTCCGCGTCCGGGTCTTCGACGGCCTCGCCCGCAGCGCGCCCGCCCGGGTCGCCGGCCGGCGCAGCGGCGACCTCGCCGCCACCGCGATGGCCGACGTGGAGGCGCTGGAGTTCTTCTACGCCCACACCACCGCCCAACTCCTCGCGGCCGGAACCGTCTTCACCGGCGGCGCGGTGGTCCTCGCCGCCGTGGAGCCCTGGCTGCTCGCCGCAGTGCTGCCGACCGCGGCCCTGCTCACCGCGGCACCGTTCGCCCAGGCGCGCGGCCGCGCGGCACACGGCGCCCGCACCCGGGCCGCCCTGGCCACGCTCTCGGCCGACACCGTGGAGACCGTCGACGGACTCCGCGAACTGCTCGCCTTCGGCGCCCTCCCCGCCCGCCGCCGCCGGCTGGCCGACCACGGACGCCGGTTGGGCGACGCCCAGCGCGCGGAGGCGACCGCGGAAGCCGCCGCCGCCGCGCTCCGCGACCTCCTCATCGTGGCCGCCGTCCTCGGCGTGGTGGCCACCGCCGCCCACTCCGTCACCTCCGGGCGCCTGCACGGCGCCTGGGCCCCGGCGGCGATGGCCCTCGCCCTGGCCGTCCTCGGCCCGGTCGCGGAAGCCGCCCGCTCCCTCAGCCAGGCGGTCTCCCTGCGCGCCGCCGCCGCCCGCGTCGGCGCGGCCGTCAAGGCCCCCGCCCTCGCCCCGCCGCCCACCGCCCCTCGCACACTGCCCCCGGGCCCCCTCGGCGTCCGGCTGCACCGGGTGCACTTCGACTACGGCGGCGCCGCCGTCCTCGACGGCGTCGACCTGACCGTCCCCGCCGGACAGACCCTCGCCCTCGTCGGAGCCTCCGGCGCCGGCAAGTCCACCTGCGCCCACCTCCTCGCCCGCTTCTGGGACCCGGCCGAGGGCACGGCCCAGCTCCTGCCCGCCACCGGCGACCCCGTCGACCTGCGCGACGTCGACGACGCCGAACTCCGGCGGGCGGTCGCCCTGGTGGGCCAGGAGACCCCCCTCTTCCACGGCACCCTCGCCGAGAACCTGCGGCTCACCGCCCCCGACGCCGACGACGACCTCCTCGTGGAGACCGCCCGCCGCTGCGGCGTCGACCGGATCGCCCCGATGGACGCCGTCATCGGCGAACGCGGCGCCACCCTCTCCGGCGGCCAGCGGGCCCGCATCGCCCTGGCCCGCGCCCTCCTCGCGCAGCCCCGCGTCCTGATCCTGGACGAGTCCACCGCCCACCTCGACAACACGGGCGACGCCGAACTCGCCGCGGCCCTCCACCACCCCGGCCGCACCACCGTCGTCATCGCCCACCGCCGCGCCACCATCCGCCGCGCCGACCGCATCGCCGTCCTCGAAGCCGGTCGCGTCACCGAGGAGGGCACCTGGGAGGAGCTCACCGCCCGCCCCGGCAGCGCCCTCCACCGCACCCTCGCCCGACGCTGA
- a CDS encoding ABC transporter ATP-binding protein/permease, translating into MTVVHPELRRATRGARRSLLAATLLQGAVTLTHLAQAVLLALALADLARGRTERLPWLLAAVLVVVAARAAVTTRQRRTATRAGAEVRVALRDELLARLGSLGPAYLTTARAGAVRTTLVDGVEGVDAYVSRYLPQLLITLTVPPLLLAVTAAVEPTALFGLVPALLLALLGPRAWDRLLAARGREHWDTYERLGADYLEALQGMPALRAAGAVGRTRARLEERSAALHRSTVAQLRVSLVTTGITDLAIQGGTAAAALLACWSAVGGATTATGTYLVLLLASECFRPVRDLAREWHAGYLGASAADGIAALRTAAPAVRDTGTAPADWPKAPELRFDNVGFTYDGASAPAVDGVTFTAPAGRTTALVGPSGAGKSTLLALLLRHHDPGDGRITLDGLPTTAYTLDALRKGVAVVSQTTYLFHATIADNLRAARPDATDDDLAAAARAAGVHDEITALPDGYATVLGERGATLSGGQRQRLALARALLADARVLVLDEATSSVDERREAHIVRALTEAAGDRTVLVIAHRLAAVRHADHIVVLDAGRVDATGDHTHLVEAGGVYARLVAAGRTHPEDVAA; encoded by the coding sequence GTGACCGTCGTCCACCCCGAACTGCGCCGCGCCACCCGCGGCGCCCGGCGCTCCCTGCTCGCCGCCACCCTCCTGCAAGGCGCCGTCACCCTCACCCACCTGGCCCAGGCCGTCCTGCTCGCCCTCGCCCTCGCCGACCTCGCGCGCGGACGGACGGAACGCCTGCCCTGGCTCCTCGCCGCCGTCCTCGTCGTCGTCGCCGCCCGCGCCGCCGTCACCACCCGCCAGCGGCGCACCGCGACGCGGGCCGGGGCCGAGGTCAGGGTGGCGCTGCGCGACGAACTCCTCGCCCGCCTCGGCAGCCTGGGTCCCGCATACCTCACGACCGCCCGCGCCGGAGCCGTCCGCACCACCCTCGTCGACGGCGTGGAGGGAGTCGACGCGTACGTCTCCCGCTACCTGCCGCAGCTCCTCATCACCCTCACCGTCCCGCCGCTCCTGCTCGCGGTCACCGCCGCCGTGGAACCCACGGCCCTGTTCGGCCTCGTCCCCGCCCTGCTCCTCGCCCTCCTCGGCCCCCGCGCGTGGGACAGGCTCCTCGCCGCCCGTGGCAGGGAGCACTGGGACACGTACGAACGGCTGGGCGCCGACTACCTGGAGGCCCTGCAGGGCATGCCCGCCCTGCGGGCCGCCGGCGCCGTCGGCCGGACCCGCGCCCGCCTGGAGGAGCGCTCGGCGGCCCTGCACCGGTCGACCGTCGCCCAGCTCCGGGTCTCCCTGGTCACCACCGGCATCACCGACCTCGCCATCCAGGGCGGCACGGCCGCCGCCGCGCTCCTCGCCTGCTGGTCGGCCGTCGGCGGCGCCACCACGGCGACCGGCACCTACCTGGTGCTGCTCCTGGCGTCCGAATGCTTCCGGCCGGTCCGCGACCTCGCCCGCGAATGGCACGCCGGATACCTGGGGGCGTCCGCCGCCGACGGCATCGCGGCCCTGCGCACCGCCGCACCCGCCGTCCGCGACACCGGAACCGCCCCCGCCGACTGGCCGAAGGCCCCCGAACTCCGCTTCGACAACGTCGGGTTCACCTACGACGGCGCCTCGGCACCCGCCGTGGACGGCGTCACCTTCACCGCCCCCGCCGGGCGTACGACCGCCCTCGTCGGCCCCTCCGGCGCCGGCAAGTCCACCCTCCTCGCGCTGCTCCTGCGCCACCACGACCCCGGCGACGGCCGCATCACCCTCGACGGACTCCCCACCACCGCGTACACCCTGGACGCCCTGCGGAAGGGCGTCGCGGTGGTCTCCCAGACCACCTACCTCTTCCACGCCACCATCGCCGACAACCTGCGCGCGGCCCGCCCGGACGCCACGGACGACGACCTCGCGGCGGCGGCCCGCGCCGCCGGCGTCCACGACGAGATCACCGCCCTCCCCGACGGCTACGCCACCGTCCTCGGCGAACGGGGCGCCACCCTCTCCGGCGGCCAGCGCCAGCGCCTCGCCCTCGCCCGTGCCCTCCTCGCCGACGCCAGGGTGCTCGTCCTCGACGAGGCCACCAGCTCGGTCGACGAACGCCGCGAGGCGCACATCGTCCGCGCACTGACCGAGGCGGCGGGTGACCGCACCGTCCTCGTCATCGCCCACCGGCTCGCCGCCGTCCGCCACGCCGACCACATCGTCGTCCTCGACGCCGGACGCGTCGACGCCACCGGCGACCACACCCACCTGGTCGAGGCCGGCGGCGTCTACGCCCGACTCGTCGCGGCCGGCCGCACCCACCCGGAAGACGTCGCCGCATGA
- a CDS encoding SagB/ThcOx family dehydrogenase: MNHPEPDDLPAALAQARSARRPGPDTPAGAAVPAWPGPPLALPDAGPADLDLDALLRLSLAAADGSGRLRPASSAGALHPVDTVLVVGDGCSLPPGRYGYDPLRHRAHRLGGPADGTPPGLTAELSVTAQRTASHYAHRAWPLLLLDTGHAAALHLAARALGSAEPVLCPDGHGAHATALATVHVPPPGPASPTPPTPTPAELLARRSDPPPLPGTPPADALLAVLTTAARAGGDDLRWCAAVGGPRPGLLEAAPDGAGLRRTAAGEARPTLAAWAAGQAWIAGAGAVLLARGCPADADAPHIRRTHLRAGYAVHLAHLTARRHGLAARPVGSWQQADLGAALGAPPGRDWIVHALALGTRHADEENTP, from the coding sequence GTGAACCACCCCGAACCGGACGACCTCCCCGCCGCCCTCGCCCAGGCCCGCTCCGCGCGCCGCCCCGGCCCCGACACCCCCGCCGGAGCGGCCGTCCCCGCCTGGCCGGGACCGCCGCTCGCCCTCCCGGACGCCGGCCCCGCGGACCTCGACCTGGACGCCCTCCTGCGGCTCTCCCTGGCCGCCGCCGACGGTTCGGGACGCCTGCGGCCCGCCTCCTCCGCCGGAGCGCTCCACCCGGTGGACACCGTGCTGGTCGTGGGCGACGGCTGCTCCCTGCCACCGGGACGGTACGGCTACGACCCGCTGCGCCACCGCGCCCACCGCCTCGGCGGACCGGCCGACGGGACGCCTCCCGGCCTGACCGCCGAGCTCTCCGTCACCGCACAGCGCACCGCCTCCCACTACGCCCACCGCGCCTGGCCGCTCCTGCTCCTCGACACCGGGCACGCCGCCGCCCTGCACCTCGCGGCCCGGGCGCTGGGCTCGGCGGAGCCCGTGCTGTGCCCGGACGGACACGGCGCCCACGCGACCGCCCTCGCCACCGTCCACGTACCGCCGCCCGGCCCCGCGTCCCCGACGCCGCCGACCCCCACCCCCGCCGAACTCCTGGCCCGCCGCAGCGACCCGCCTCCCCTGCCCGGCACCCCACCCGCCGACGCCCTCCTGGCGGTCCTCACGACCGCCGCACGGGCGGGCGGCGACGACCTGCGCTGGTGCGCGGCCGTGGGCGGCCCCCGGCCCGGCCTCCTGGAAGCGGCCCCCGACGGCGCCGGCCTGCGCCGGACCGCCGCCGGAGAGGCCCGGCCCACGCTCGCCGCCTGGGCGGCGGGACAGGCGTGGATCGCCGGCGCGGGCGCCGTGCTGCTCGCCCGCGGCTGCCCCGCCGACGCCGACGCGCCGCACATCCGCCGCACCCACCTGCGGGCCGGCTACGCCGTCCACCTGGCCCACCTCACCGCCCGGCGCCACGGCCTGGCCGCCCGGCCCGTCGGATCCTGGCAGCAGGCGGACCTCGGTGCCGCGCTCGGAGCGCCGCCCGGCAGGGACTGGATCGTCCACGCACTGGCCCTCGGCACCCGCCACGCCGACGAGGAGAACACCCCGTGA